The following are from one region of the Megachile rotundata isolate GNS110a chromosome 15, iyMegRotu1, whole genome shotgun sequence genome:
- the LOC143265944 gene encoding uncharacterized protein LOC143265944, with translation MLFRAVYAVPEVYQWYFYCAALLRTNMGEQTTGTTTNRTKIDASFKRTLKGGSVVPALCTERSIIVLLSIPFQESCGTHLLRLPTSICACAYAFSTTVKHIAPNSPHHRQKYH, from the exons ATGCTGTTCCGAGCGGTGTACGCGGTGCCTGAGGTATATCAGTGGTATTTCTATTGCGCTGCTTTGCTTCGAACTAATATGGGGGAACAAACGACTGGTACAACAACAAATCGTACAAAAATCGATGCGAGTTTTAAAAG GACCCTGAAAGGAGGCTCTGTAGTTCCTGCACTGTGTACAGAAAGAAGCATCATTGTCCTCCTGTCGATTCCTTTCCAGGAATCGTGTGGGACACATCTGCTTCGACTGCCGACTTCTATTTGTGCATGTGCTTATGCATTCTCTACAACGGTCAAGCATATAGCCCCTAATTCTCCACACCATCGCCAGAAATATCACTGA